One segment of Desulfosalsimonas propionicica DNA contains the following:
- the clpP gene encoding ATP-dependent Clp endopeptidase proteolytic subunit ClpP, protein MALIPMVVEQTSKGERAYDIYSRLLKDRIVFLGTQINDEIANLLIAQLLFLESEDPDKDINFYINSPGGSVTSGLAVYDTMQYIKPDIATVCIGQASSMGAVLLAAGAAGKRYSLPNSRILIHQPLGGVQGQAADIKIQAEEILRLKQRLNEIISFHTKQDFSKIEKDTDRDFFMSGLEASEYGIVDHVINNRDDLDKISD, encoded by the coding sequence TTGGCGTTAATCCCCATGGTCGTCGAACAAACCAGCAAGGGCGAACGGGCCTATGACATATATTCCCGGCTGCTAAAAGACCGGATCGTGTTTCTGGGCACCCAGATCAACGATGAAATCGCCAATCTGCTCATTGCCCAGCTGCTTTTTCTCGAATCCGAAGATCCGGACAAGGATATCAATTTCTATATCAATTCCCCGGGTGGATCCGTGACCTCCGGTCTGGCGGTGTATGACACCATGCAGTATATCAAGCCTGATATTGCAACAGTCTGCATCGGGCAGGCCTCTTCTATGGGCGCGGTACTGCTGGCGGCCGGTGCTGCTGGTAAAAGATATTCCCTGCCCAACTCGCGCATCCTGATCCACCAGCCCCTTGGCGGTGTTCAGGGGCAGGCCGCGGATATCAAGATCCAGGCAGAGGAAATACTGCGTCTTAAACAAAGACTCAATGAAATCATTTCATTTCATACAAAGCAGGATTTTTCAAAGATTGAAAAAGACACGGACCGGGATTTTTTCATGAGCGGTCTGGAAGCGTCCGAATACGGGATCGTGGACCACGTGATCAACAACCGTGACGATCTCGATAAAATCAGTGATTAA
- the tig gene encoding trigger factor, protein MQVKVEDVSSVKKKIHVELPRQQVTNKLDEAYKQLKKTAKLKGYRPGKAPRSVLERHFKKDVHADVASSLVQESFPEAIKETDLTVLETSDVDAPDLDPESDYKYAATVELKPELPEVEYKGLNLKKTVYRVDESEIDSQIERLRQHLARYEPVEEKRPVVRDDYVVIDHQGFKDGQPADDAPLTTDDTIKLGASGFPEDFDKAIEGMQPGEEKEITVQFPEDYQKPELAGQEITYHVTLKELRQEILPPVDDELAKNFGEYETLADLRAEIRSHLEQGYQKRTDQELQEQMFNQLLTEEFEIPEVLVRSEMDEIIRDAEMKFSQNGLSMEQLGLTREHMEAQYRGVAEQQVRRHLLLNKIIEQENLEVTDDQLEPEYEKIAESTGQPADMIKSYYKQHPERLDGFKHALLEKQVIDLIINHANIEEVEAEAETADESK, encoded by the coding sequence ATGCAGGTAAAAGTAGAAGACGTAAGCAGTGTCAAAAAGAAAATCCACGTGGAGCTGCCCCGGCAGCAGGTCACCAACAAACTCGATGAAGCCTATAAGCAGCTCAAGAAAACCGCAAAGCTCAAAGGCTATCGTCCCGGCAAAGCCCCGCGTTCCGTGCTGGAGCGGCACTTTAAAAAAGATGTGCATGCAGACGTGGCCTCTTCACTGGTCCAGGAATCATTTCCCGAGGCCATAAAAGAGACCGACCTGACGGTGCTGGAAACCTCGGATGTGGATGCTCCGGATCTTGACCCGGAAAGCGACTACAAATATGCGGCCACAGTGGAGCTCAAGCCCGAACTGCCAGAGGTGGAATACAAGGGCCTGAACCTGAAAAAAACGGTTTACCGGGTGGATGAATCCGAAATCGATTCCCAGATCGAGCGTCTTCGCCAGCATCTGGCCAGGTATGAACCCGTGGAGGAAAAGCGCCCTGTGGTCAGGGATGATTATGTTGTCATTGATCACCAGGGATTCAAAGACGGCCAGCCCGCAGACGACGCTCCCCTGACAACCGATGACACCATCAAGCTGGGCGCATCGGGTTTTCCCGAAGATTTCGACAAGGCCATCGAGGGCATGCAGCCCGGCGAGGAAAAGGAAATTACGGTACAATTTCCCGAAGATTACCAAAAACCCGAGCTGGCCGGGCAGGAAATCACATACCATGTGACTTTAAAGGAATTGCGCCAGGAAATCCTGCCGCCCGTGGACGACGAATTGGCCAAAAACTTTGGCGAATATGAAACTCTTGCCGATCTCCGCGCCGAAATCCGAAGCCATTTGGAACAGGGCTACCAGAAGCGGACAGACCAGGAACTGCAGGAACAGATGTTCAATCAACTGCTCACCGAAGAATTTGAAATTCCCGAAGTTCTGGTGCGCTCTGAAATGGATGAAATCATCCGGGATGCAGAAATGAAATTTTCCCAGAACGGGCTTTCCATGGAGCAGCTTGGCCTGACCCGTGAGCACATGGAAGCCCAGTACCGGGGAGTGGCTGAACAGCAGGTACGGCGGCATCTTCTGCTTAACAAAATCATAGAGCAGGAAAATCTGGAGGTCACCGATGACCAACTGGAGCCGGAATATGAAAAAATCGCCGAGTCCACCGGACAGCCCGCAGACATGATCAAGTCCTATTACAAGCAGCATCCCGAGCGCCTTGACGGTTTTAAGCATGCATTACTTGAAAAACAGGTCATCGATCTTATTATTAATCATGCAAACATCGAAGAAGTGGAAGCGGAAGCCGAAACCGCGGATGAAAGCAAGTAA
- a CDS encoding N-acetylmuramoyl-L-alanine amidase family protein: protein MQKDSKINKSCCFQRHGFLTGMVFLLVIALLVCGNFRASPVWSADMPVVIVDPGHGGNDKGGQGPGGQLEKRVCLALAKKLEAALDGRGAQVIMTRTDDYGISVDQRASLANRHQGDALISLHTGASRNSAANKHCIYYDLPPGGDQGPAAADHDSTIARKWDRIQRRHVRASALLAESLRAQVDQLEMPDGADVMQAPMALLHGLDMPAVIYETGYITHPTMAEKLENQAYLESLARALAEGTMKFLRDSS, encoded by the coding sequence GTGCAGAAAGATTCAAAAATCAATAAATCTTGCTGTTTTCAGCGCCACGGCTTTCTGACCGGCATGGTTTTTCTGCTGGTTATCGCGCTGCTTGTCTGCGGAAACTTCCGGGCCTCACCGGTTTGGTCCGCGGATATGCCGGTGGTGATCGTGGATCCCGGCCATGGGGGCAACGATAAAGGAGGGCAGGGCCCGGGTGGCCAACTGGAAAAGCGGGTGTGCCTGGCGCTGGCCAAAAAGCTTGAAGCGGCCCTGGATGGCAGGGGGGCGCAGGTGATTATGACCCGAACAGATGATTACGGGATTTCTGTTGATCAGCGGGCCTCTCTGGCCAACAGGCATCAGGGGGATGCGCTCATCAGCCTGCACACCGGGGCAAGCCGAAACTCAGCGGCCAACAAACACTGCATTTATTACGATCTGCCGCCCGGGGGGGATCAGGGGCCGGCAGCCGCGGATCATGACAGCACGATTGCCCGTAAATGGGACAGAATTCAGCGCAGGCATGTCCGGGCATCTGCTTTGCTGGCCGAAAGCCTGCGGGCGCAGGTCGATCAACTTGAAATGCCCGATGGTGCTGATGTGATGCAGGCTCCCATGGCCCTTCTCCACGGCCTGGACATGCCGGCGGTGATCTATGAAACCGGGTATATAACGCATCCGACAATGGCCGAAAAACTGGAAAACCAAGCCTATCTGGAGTCCCTGGCCCGGGCGCTGGCTGAGGGAACAATGAAATTTTTACGGGACAGTTCCTGA
- a CDS encoding UDP-glucuronic acid decarboxylase family protein → MSITRFSKKRILVTGGAGFIGSHLCERLLDKGHEVICADNFYTSRKANIAHLIHNPYFELMRHDITFPLYVEVDEIYNLAAPASPIHYQLDPVQTVKTIVHGAINVLGLAKRLKARILQASTSEVYGDPHVHPQTEDYWGNTNPIGPRSCYDEGKRCAETLFFDYFRQHQVDIKVVRIFNTYGPRMHPDDGRVVSNFVLQALFGKDITIYGDGSQTRSFCYVDDMVEGLMAMMDTPAGTTGPVNLGNPQETPILALAEKIVEMTKTKAGIVFAPLPENDPARRRPDTTKARQLLNWQAATDLDTGLSRTIQYFSELAGQE, encoded by the coding sequence ATGTCCATTACCCGATTCAGCAAAAAGCGGATCCTGGTGACCGGCGGTGCCGGTTTTATCGGGTCTCATCTGTGCGAACGTCTCCTGGACAAGGGCCATGAGGTCATCTGCGCGGACAATTTCTACACCAGCCGAAAGGCCAACATCGCCCATCTGATCCACAACCCCTATTTTGAACTGATGCGCCATGACATCACCTTCCCGCTTTACGTGGAAGTCGATGAAATCTACAACCTGGCTGCACCCGCCTCTCCGATCCACTATCAGCTGGACCCGGTACAGACGGTGAAAACCATTGTGCACGGCGCCATTAACGTACTGGGCCTGGCCAAGCGCCTGAAGGCCAGAATCCTGCAGGCATCCACCAGCGAGGTTTACGGCGATCCCCATGTGCATCCCCAAACAGAGGACTACTGGGGCAACACCAACCCCATCGGACCGAGATCCTGTTACGATGAAGGCAAACGATGCGCGGAAACTCTGTTTTTCGATTATTTCCGCCAGCATCAGGTGGATATCAAGGTGGTGCGGATCTTTAACACTTATGGTCCGCGGATGCACCCGGACGACGGCCGGGTGGTGAGCAATTTTGTGCTCCAGGCCCTTTTTGGAAAAGACATCACCATCTACGGCGACGGCAGCCAGACCCGGTCTTTCTGCTATGTGGATGACATGGTCGAAGGGCTCATGGCCATGATGGACACCCCGGCCGGAACCACCGGACCGGTGAACCTGGGCAACCCTCAGGAAACCCCGATCCTTGCCCTGGCAGAAAAAATTGTGGAAATGACCAAAACAAAGGCCGGCATTGTGTTTGCGCCCCTGCCGGAAAACGATCCTGCCCGCCGCCGGCCCGACACCACAAAAGCCCGGCAGCTTTTAAACTGGCAGGCCGCAACAGATTTGGACACCGGGCTTTCGCGCACTATTCAATACTTCTCCGAACTGGCAGGGCAGGAATAA
- the lnt gene encoding apolipoprotein N-acyltransferase, whose amino-acid sequence MKLSPEKSVSLFFCIAAGVVLACAFDKTGAGFAAWFAPGLLLVGICRVSGRTAFLFGLLAGFVHYLLLLYWLVPTMHRYGPMSVWLSFFALLLLAFYLALYTGVFAWAVTLVPVRPVFLVVWVPVCWVALEYAKTFLFTGFPWGLAGYSQYRYPVLIQSADLFGVYGVSFFVCAVSAGLFLFFMHLFHGRWQNRLVGQGAAVAGLLITAGLFFANGGYGMFRLSEQDAAGKPSSQLRVSVIQANIEQSLKWDDAYVEAILDKYIRLSLSAAEKQPDLVVWPETAVPFYFFNDAKRTRRVLDMAERMKKPLLAGAPAYERREDSGGLDLFNSAYLIDHRGRVKGRYDKVHLVPFGEYVPLKKWLPFVGKIVPETGDFSSGRPGRLLSAGNADMGVQICYEIIFPHLSAAMVRAGADILVNITNDAWFGNTSAPFQHFSMAVFRAVENRRPVVRAANTGISGFIDPAGRIRASSAVFQTTSLTRDVAPAEGKVGFYTRYPHLLPGFCSAAALVFLLAGLRKGLRTRRAS is encoded by the coding sequence ATGAAACTGAGCCCGGAAAAAAGCGTTTCCCTGTTTTTCTGCATTGCCGCAGGTGTGGTGCTGGCCTGCGCATTTGACAAAACCGGTGCCGGCTTTGCCGCCTGGTTTGCCCCGGGACTTTTGCTGGTCGGCATTTGCCGGGTCAGCGGGCGCACGGCTTTTCTTTTTGGATTGCTTGCCGGATTTGTGCATTATCTGCTGCTTTTGTACTGGCTGGTGCCCACCATGCATCGCTACGGACCCATGTCCGTCTGGCTGAGCTTTTTTGCCCTTCTGTTACTGGCGTTTTACCTGGCCCTGTACACGGGGGTGTTTGCCTGGGCTGTTACGCTTGTGCCTGTGCGGCCGGTTTTTCTGGTGGTCTGGGTCCCGGTGTGCTGGGTGGCTCTGGAATATGCCAAAACCTTTTTGTTTACCGGTTTTCCATGGGGGCTTGCGGGCTACAGCCAGTATCGGTATCCGGTTCTGATCCAGTCCGCGGATTTGTTTGGTGTCTACGGCGTGTCTTTTTTTGTCTGCGCGGTGAGCGCGGGGCTTTTTCTTTTTTTCATGCATTTATTCCATGGCCGCTGGCAAAATCGCCTGGTTGGCCAGGGTGCAGCTGTTGCCGGTCTGCTCATTACAGCAGGCCTTTTTTTTGCCAATGGCGGATACGGGATGTTTCGGCTCTCAGAACAGGATGCAGCAGGCAAGCCTTCCAGTCAGCTGCGCGTATCCGTGATCCAGGCAAACATCGAGCAGTCTCTGAAATGGGATGACGCCTATGTGGAGGCGATTTTAGACAAATATATCCGGCTTTCGCTCAGCGCTGCCGAAAAACAGCCTGATCTGGTTGTCTGGCCTGAAACCGCGGTGCCGTTTTACTTTTTCAATGATGCCAAGCGCACCCGGCGGGTTCTGGACATGGCAGAGCGGATGAAAAAGCCTTTGCTGGCCGGCGCGCCCGCCTATGAGCGCCGGGAGGACAGCGGCGGGCTGGATTTGTTTAACAGCGCCTATCTCATTGATCACCGGGGACGGGTGAAGGGCCGGTATGACAAGGTTCACCTGGTGCCGTTTGGCGAATATGTGCCCCTGAAAAAATGGCTGCCGTTTGTGGGCAAAATCGTGCCCGAAACCGGCGATTTTTCTTCAGGCCGGCCCGGGCGGCTGCTTTCGGCCGGAAATGCGGATATGGGCGTGCAGATCTGCTATGAAATCATCTTTCCCCATCTTTCGGCGGCCATGGTCCGTGCCGGGGCCGATATTTTGGTCAATATCACCAATGATGCCTGGTTCGGCAACACTTCCGCGCCGTTTCAACATTTTTCCATGGCCGTGTTCCGGGCCGTGGAAAACCGCAGGCCGGTGGTGCGGGCGGCCAACACCGGCATCAGCGGCTTTATTGATCCGGCCGGCCGTATCCGGGCGTCTTCTGCGGTTTTTCAAACCACGAGTCTGACCCGGGACGTGGCGCCGGCCGAAGGCAAAGTGGGATTTTATACCCGCTACCCCCATTTGCTGCCGGGCTTTTGTTCGGCCGCAGCCCTGGTTTTCCTCCTGGCCGGCCTGAGAAAAGGCTTGAGAACCCGCCGGGCTTCCTGA
- the prfB gene encoding peptide chain release factor 2 (programmed frameshift), whose product MSEELKSTVNELYEKIDQLKGYLDIPETQRRLAEIESLLAAEDFWNDPDNARKILQERSRLSQRMERWQNLYKEIEDCGVLLELAEEEEDPSSLAEVRRQAEKLEQQIRRFSVDMMLSGTDDSRNAIVSINAGAGGTEAQDWAEMLFRMYTRWCEEKGYAIDIMDLQPGDEAGIKSVTFTAKGENAFGYLKVETGVHRLVRISPFNASGKRHTSFASVFVYPEIDDEIVVDIDENDLRVDTFRASGAGGQHVNKTSSAVRITHQPTGIVVQCQQEKSQLRNRELAMRVLRARLYQLEQEKQERKMQAIHEGKGEIAWGNQIRSYVLHPYQMVKDHRINMDVGNVNAVLDGWIDPFIEAVLLSGVQQNASAVNEPA is encoded by the exons ATGTCTGAGGAGCTTAAATCCACGGTAAATGAATTGTATGAAAAAATCGATCAGTTAAAGGGGTATCTT GACATACCGGAAACGCAGCGGCGCCTGGCGGAAATCGAAAGCCTTCTGGCCGCCGAGGACTTCTGGAATGATCCGGACAATGCCAGAAAGATCCTTCAGGAGCGTTCCCGTTTAAGCCAGCGCATGGAAAGATGGCAAAACCTGTACAAGGAGATCGAAGACTGCGGCGTGCTTCTGGAACTGGCCGAAGAAGAAGAGGACCCATCATCTCTGGCAGAGGTGCGCCGTCAGGCTGAGAAACTGGAACAACAGATTCGCCGGTTTTCCGTGGACATGATGCTAAGCGGCACAGATGACAGCCGCAATGCCATCGTATCCATTAATGCCGGCGCCGGCGGCACCGAGGCCCAGGACTGGGCCGAGATGCTGTTTCGCATGTACACCCGGTGGTGCGAGGAAAAGGGCTATGCCATTGATATCATGGATTTGCAGCCCGGAGACGAAGCCGGCATCAAGAGCGTGACCTTTACCGCCAAAGGGGAAAACGCCTTTGGCTATCTCAAGGTGGAAACCGGCGTGCACCGGCTGGTGCGGATATCGCCTTTTAACGCCAGCGGCAAGCGGCACACCTCCTTTGCATCGGTGTTTGTCTACCCGGAAATCGATGACGAGATCGTGGTGGATATTGATGAAAACGATCTTCGGGTGGATACGTTCCGGGCCAGCGGCGCAGGCGGCCAGCACGTAAACAAGACCAGCAGCGCCGTGCGCATCACCCATCAGCCAACAGGCATTGTGGTGCAGTGCCAGCAGGAAAAATCCCAGCTTCGAAACCGGGAACTGGCCATGCGGGTGCTGCGGGCCAGACTTTACCAACTGGAGCAGGAAAAGCAGGAGCGCAAGATGCAGGCCATCCATGAGGGCAAGGGAGAGATCGCCTGGGGCAATCAGATCCGCTCCTATGTGCTCCATCCTTATCAGATGGTCAAGGATCACAGGATCAACATGGATGTGGGCAATGTCAACGCGGTGCTAGACGGCTGGATTGACCCGTTTATCGAGGCCGTGCTTTTGTCCGGCGTGCAGCAAAACGCCTCTGCGGTCAATGAACCCGCTTGA
- a CDS encoding HDIG domain-containing metalloprotein — translation MNPLDLIGVYYRPGTLAYRVLTAHSTAVAKAALTVAQRVAHLAPDTGFIQEAAMLHDIGICRVNAPEIGCFGAYSYVCHGWLGAQILESHGLPAHARVCERHVGVGLSAEDIARQQLALPVRDMLPETLEEQIICFADLFFSKMPPPDGTRKDPAAVAASLEPWGPEKTGRFKHWQQIFGARV, via the coding sequence ATGAACCCGCTTGATCTCATCGGCGTCTATTACCGGCCCGGGACCCTGGCTTACCGGGTGCTGACCGCCCACAGTACGGCCGTGGCCAAAGCCGCCCTGACCGTGGCCCAACGGGTGGCGCACCTGGCACCGGATACAGGGTTTATCCAAGAGGCGGCCATGCTGCACGATATCGGCATCTGCCGGGTCAATGCCCCGGAAATCGGATGTTTCGGTGCATATTCCTATGTCTGCCACGGGTGGCTGGGCGCGCAGATACTGGAAAGCCACGGTCTGCCGGCCCATGCCCGGGTATGTGAACGCCACGTGGGCGTGGGGCTTTCCGCAGAAGATATTGCCCGACAGCAGCTTGCCCTGCCGGTGCGCGACATGCTGCCTGAAACCCTGGAAGAGCAGATCATCTGTTTTGCGGATCTGTTTTTCTCCAAGATGCCCCCGCCTGACGGTACCCGAAAGGACCCGGCTGCAGTGGCCGCCTCCCTGGAGCCCTGGGGGCCTGAGAAAACCGGGCGTTTTAAGCACTGGCAGCAAATTTTCGGCGCCCGCGTGTAG
- the thiL gene encoding thiamine-phosphate kinase, producing the protein MKNTRIDLRFYFITDDGTSGSGPLEQAKIAIAAGATVVQYRNKAFSDPDFNEAQAIAQMCAIHGVRFIVNDDMILARALGADGVHLGQQDADPALARQILGPGAVVGVSAANLEELARTDTAPCDYLGTGPVFATGTKADAGEAIGLHGLSEVVRRSGLPVVAIGGIFPESVEACMESGADGVAVISAITRADDPAAAAARFAAACGTRPRVLQTPWQDEFLLIDQILGQPGDGRDPQGLLQVGAGDDAALLADIARPVITTDTQHENIHFRRFWQSFFEIGYKAAETAFSDLAACYARPLALFVNLSLPATVSRENVTEIYQGIRKSLAACGAVLGGGNVSSGQDLAIDMFAVGSGHGRIFPVRSAARPGFGLYVTGPLGRARAGLECLMQGDFAFPGLVEAFKYPMARFDAAAVLADHRVACVMDISDGLAGDVGHLAQASGITAVLDLCRAPADPEFASFCEKYQKPPADVMAEGGEDYELLFACPPEVFAAIGRKLPGAFCVGTCRAYNGESVRGLPEAIESFGHTA; encoded by the coding sequence TTGAAAAATACGAGAATCGATCTGCGGTTTTACTTTATTACCGATGACGGCACCTCAGGATCCGGGCCCCTGGAGCAGGCGAAAATTGCCATAGCAGCCGGGGCCACGGTTGTCCAGTACCGCAACAAGGCTTTTTCCGACCCGGATTTCAATGAAGCCCAAGCCATTGCCCAAATGTGTGCCATCCATGGGGTGAGATTTATCGTTAATGACGACATGATCCTGGCCCGGGCCCTGGGTGCTGACGGGGTGCATCTGGGCCAGCAGGACGCCGATCCGGCCCTTGCCCGGCAGATTCTGGGCCCTGGAGCCGTTGTGGGCGTTTCTGCTGCCAACCTTGAAGAGCTTGCGCGGACCGATACAGCCCCGTGCGATTATCTGGGAACCGGGCCGGTATTTGCCACGGGGACCAAGGCGGATGCCGGAGAGGCCATCGGTTTACACGGCCTTTCCGAAGTGGTCCGCCGGTCCGGTCTTCCTGTTGTGGCCATTGGCGGCATTTTTCCGGAATCTGTGGAAGCGTGCATGGAAAGCGGGGCAGACGGGGTGGCGGTGATCAGCGCCATAACCCGGGCAGATGATCCCGCAGCTGCAGCTGCCCGCTTTGCCGCAGCCTGCGGCACCCGGCCCCGGGTTTTGCAGACGCCCTGGCAGGACGAGTTTTTACTGATCGACCAGATTCTGGGACAGCCGGGCGATGGCCGAGACCCGCAAGGGCTGCTTCAGGTGGGCGCAGGTGATGACGCGGCTCTGCTTGCCGATATCGCCAGACCCGTGATCACCACCGATACCCAGCACGAAAACATTCATTTCCGCCGGTTTTGGCAGAGCTTCTTTGAGATCGGATACAAGGCCGCAGAAACCGCCTTCAGCGATCTGGCCGCCTGCTACGCCCGGCCCCTGGCGCTATTTGTCAACCTGTCACTGCCGGCTACGGTTTCCCGGGAAAATGTCACGGAAATTTATCAGGGCATCCGTAAATCCCTTGCCGCCTGTGGCGCGGTGCTTGGCGGCGGCAACGTGTCTTCCGGGCAAGATCTGGCCATTGACATGTTTGCTGTGGGATCCGGCCACGGCCGTATTTTTCCCGTACGCTCGGCTGCCCGGCCCGGCTTTGGGCTTTATGTCACCGGCCCCCTGGGCCGGGCCAGAGCCGGGCTGGAGTGCCTGATGCAGGGCGATTTTGCTTTTCCCGGCCTGGTTGAGGCGTTCAAATACCCCATGGCCCGGTTTGATGCAGCCGCGGTGCTGGCAGACCACCGGGTGGCCTGTGTCATGGATATCAGCGACGGACTGGCCGGAGATGTGGGCCATCTGGCCCAAGCCTCGGGGATCACCGCGGTCCTGGACCTTTGCCGGGCGCCGGCAGACCCGGAGTTTGCTTCTTTTTGCGAAAAATACCAAAAGCCGCCCGCAGATGTCATGGCCGAGGGCGGAGAGGATTATGAGCTGTTGTTTGCCTGCCCGCCGGAAGTGTTTGCCGCCATTGGCCGAAAGCTTCCCGGCGCCTTTTGCGTGGGCACCTGCCGGGCTTATAATGGCGAATCGGTCAGGGGGCTGCCCGAGGCAATTGAGAGCTTCGGCCATACAGCTTAA
- a CDS encoding PPC domain-containing DNA-binding protein yields MKYSEASLGRVFVIRLEDGDIVHEAIEAFASENGITAAAIIILGGADKDSRLVVGPENGRTAQITPMTHLLEAVHEAAGTGTIFPDQAGKPVVHLHMACGRGQSCVTGCVRTGVKVWQVMEAVVIEIAGTDARRLPDAATGFELLCP; encoded by the coding sequence ATGAAATATTCAGAGGCATCACTTGGCCGGGTGTTTGTGATTCGGCTCGAAGACGGCGATATTGTCCATGAGGCCATTGAAGCCTTTGCTTCGGAAAACGGGATCACAGCCGCAGCCATCATCATCCTGGGCGGGGCGGACAAGGACAGCCGTCTGGTGGTGGGGCCTGAAAACGGCCGGACCGCGCAGATCACCCCCATGACCCATCTGCTTGAAGCGGTGCACGAGGCTGCTGGCACGGGTACGATTTTTCCCGATCAAGCGGGCAAACCCGTGGTGCATTTGCACATGGCCTGCGGCCGGGGGCAAAGCTGCGTGACCGGGTGCGTGCGCACAGGGGTGAAGGTCTGGCAGGTTATGGAAGCCGTGGTCATCGAGATTGCCGGCACAGATGCCCGGCGTTTGCCGGATGCTGCAACAGGTTTTGAATTGCTTTGTCCGTGA
- a CDS encoding mannose-1-phosphate guanylyltransferase/mannose-6-phosphate isomerase encodes MIPVILAGGSGTRLWPMSRELYPKQLLAMTGACTMLQQTLMRLDGIADLEPPVVLCNETYRYGIARQLRQIGVHGFELILEPVGRNTAPAIAVAALKAMSRSEDEQILVLPADHLIRDAVAFHKAVGTAAAFARQGYLTTFGVVPQSPETGYGYIRKGPAVDTGGAGAGKPEAFAISRFVEKPDLETAQQYLDSGQYCWNSGMFLFQAADIWEEVKHFAPDMADACSLAIKHGRVENDALFLDPGAFGRCRSDSIDYSVMEKTAKGVMVPLDAGWSDLGSWAAMWECGTRDENGNVCTGDVWVEKTKNSLVFSQSRLVAAAGIRDLVIVETADAVLVADRTRSQEVKSVVSGLKARNRRQAFLHPTRFLSWGVVIEIHTDAQCAVRRIEIDPEKSFEIISPADAACCWSVISGSGWMIRDQGREKMDQGFCGHIGPKQRLGVEACGQAPLVILETSVPAAGPDHLLG; translated from the coding sequence ATGATTCCCGTGATCCTGGCAGGCGGGTCCGGCACACGGTTGTGGCCCATGTCCCGGGAGCTTTACCCAAAACAGCTTCTTGCGATGACAGGCGCCTGTACCATGCTCCAGCAAACCCTGATGCGCCTTGACGGGATTGCGGACCTGGAGCCGCCGGTGGTGCTTTGCAATGAGACCTATAGATACGGCATTGCCCGCCAGCTTCGGCAAATCGGGGTCCACGGCTTTGAGCTCATCCTGGAGCCAGTCGGGAGAAACACAGCACCGGCGATTGCAGTGGCGGCGTTAAAAGCCATGTCCCGGTCCGAAGATGAGCAGATCCTGGTGCTGCCCGCAGACCACCTGATCCGGGATGCTGTCGCTTTCCATAAGGCAGTGGGCACAGCCGCCGCCTTTGCCCGGCAGGGGTATCTGACCACCTTTGGCGTGGTCCCCCAAAGCCCTGAGACCGGCTATGGCTATATCCGCAAAGGGCCGGCCGTGGATACCGGGGGCGCGGGTGCCGGAAAACCGGAAGCCTTTGCCATTTCCCGGTTTGTGGAAAAGCCGGATCTGGAAACCGCGCAGCAGTATCTGGATTCGGGGCAGTACTGCTGGAATTCAGGGATGTTTCTGTTTCAGGCCGCTGATATCTGGGAAGAAGTCAAACATTTTGCCCCGGACATGGCTGATGCCTGCAGCCTTGCCATAAAACACGGTCGGGTCGAGAATGATGCCCTTTTTCTGGACCCGGGCGCCTTTGGCCGGTGCCGGTCGGATTCCATTGATTATTCGGTCATGGAAAAAACCGCAAAAGGTGTGATGGTCCCGTTGGATGCCGGGTGGAGCGATCTTGGCTCCTGGGCGGCCATGTGGGAGTGCGGCACCCGGGATGAAAATGGAAACGTCTGCACAGGCGATGTTTGGGTCGAGAAAACAAAAAACAGCCTTGTATTTTCCCAATCTCGGCTGGTGGCCGCAGCCGGGATCCGGGATTTGGTGATTGTGGAAACTGCAGATGCCGTGCTGGTGGCCGACCGCACCCGGAGCCAGGAGGTCAAGTCGGTTGTGTCCGGTCTCAAGGCGCGCAACCGCAGGCAAGCCTTTTTGCATCCCACCCGGTTTTTGTCCTGGGGCGTTGTGATTGAAATCCACACTGACGCGCAATGCGCGGTCCGGCGCATTGAAATCGACCCTGAAAAAAGTTTTGAGATCATATCACCTGCAGATGCCGCGTGTTGCTGGAGCGTGATTTCGGGAAGCGGCTGGATGATCCGGGACCAGGGCCGGGAGAAAATGGATCAAGGCTTTTGCGGACATATCGGCCCGAAACAGCGACTGGGTGTGGAGGCCTGCGGCCAGGCGCCCCTGGTAATCCTGGAAACTTCCGTCCCGGCTGCGGGACCGGATCATCTGCTGGGATGA